The proteins below are encoded in one region of Struthio camelus isolate bStrCam1 chromosome 11, bStrCam1.hap1, whole genome shotgun sequence:
- the LOC104150947 gene encoding phosphatidylinositol-binding clathrin assembly protein-like isoform X8 gives MNVNIPQLADTLFERTANSSWVVVFKALITTHHLMMYGNERFIQYLASRNTLFNLNNYLDKSAMQGYDMSTFIRRYSRYLNEKALSYRLVAVDFTKMKRGIDGVMRTMNAEKLLKTLPIIQNQLDALLDFDANPNELTNGVINAAFMLLFKDSIRLFAAYNEGIINLLEKYFDMKKNQCKEGLDIYKKFLARMTKLSEFLKVAEQVGIDQGDIPDLTQAPSSLLEALEQHLASLEGKKTKEVSAASRASALSSAVSTLASTGMSFSRMDEKEKQQALEEEQARLQALKEQRLREISVVSNSTSTSASPSTLSGKSVNTTAAVDLFAVPAPTTNSMPNLSSDLFDLQPAFVPTVQSTPAIATSASSAWGGPFSSSNGCVGSPPHLDIFDMKPVEEAVKSTTPFINSTFSSKQTVELFSDDFSGHKPAYTSVYHPLTVDGFPLHSAPPSSTSSAINADFDAVFGGKSTAPEYRTTSDEVLQPTVPPQSQKTALANQQSGKILANDLDSSLANLVGNLGFGGTPSKKSDMQWTQPTEKKLTGGTNWQAKTSTSTTWNPTPLPTLPHMVPAPIAYPVTTPQVPVYGMVPPQIGAAPLMAPQSMMYTQPGLRPTNPFAPVSGTQIQFM, from the exons CGCTTTATCCAGTATCTTGCGTCCCGAAACACTTTGTTCAATCTTAATAACTACCTGGACAAAAGTGCCATGCAGG GCTATGATATGTCTACCTTCATTAGGCGGTATAGCAGATACTTGAATGAAAAAGCACTTTCGTATAGACTTGTAGCAGTTGACTTCACCAAAATGAAAAGAGG GATAGATGGAGTGATGAGAACCATGAATgctgaaaagcttctgaaaaccCTTCCGATCATACAGAACCAGCTTGATGCACTCCTTGATTTTGAT GCAAATCCAAATGAACTAACAAATGGTGTTATAAATGCTGCCTTTATGCTCCTCTTTAAAGATTCCATTAGACTTTTTGCAGCATACAATGAGGGGATTATTAATCTTTTAG aaaaatattttgatatgaaGAAGAACCAGTGCAAAGAAGGCTTGGATATTTACAAAAAGTTTCTAGCCAGAATGACCAAATTGTCAGAATTCCTCAAAGTAGCAGAG CAAGTTGGAATTGATCAGGGTGACATTCCAGATCTTACTCAG GCACCCAGCAGCTTGCTTGAAGCACTGGAACAGCATTTAGCTtctctggaaggaaagaaaacaaaagaagtctctgctgccagcag agCTAGTGCCCTATCCAGTGCTGTTTCCACGCTTGCCAGCACAGGAATGTCATTTAGCAGGATGGAtgagaaagagaagcagcaggcattGGAGGAGGAGCAAGCTAGACTGCAGGCACTTAAG GAGCAGCGATTAAGAGAGATTTCTGTGGTATCAAATTCCACTTCCACATCAGCATCTCCAAGTACCTTATCAGGAAAAAGTGTGAATACCACTGCAGCTGTTGACCTTTTTGCAGTACCAGCACCCACAACAAATAG caTGCCCAACCTTTCTAGTGATCTTTTTGATCTTCAGCCAGCATTTGTTCCAACTGTACAGAGTACTCCAGCTATAGCAACATCAGCAAGCAGTGCCTGGGGAG GTCCTTTTTCGTCCTCAAATGGTTGTGTTGGTTCTCCACCTCATCTGGACATCTTTGACATGAAGCCAGTTGAAGAAGCTGTAAAATCTACCACCCCTTTCATCAATTCTACCTTTTCCTCCAAACAAACAGTGGAACTGTttagtg ATGACTTTAGTGGTCATAAACCTGCATATACCTCTGTGTATCATCCTCTGACTGTTGATG GGTTTCCTCTTCATTCAGCTCCTCCAAGTAGCACCTCTTCAGCAATTAATGCGGACTTTGATGCTGTTTTTGGAGGAAAATCTACTGCACCAGAGTACAGGACTACAAGTG ATGAGGTATTGCAACCCACAGTACCACCACAAAGTCAAAAAACTGCTTTAGCCAATCAGCAAAGTGGAAAAATTTTGGCAAATGATCTTGATTCTTCACTTGCTAATCTTGTGGGAA ATCTTGGCTTTGGAGGAACTCCATCCAAGAA ATCAGATATGCAGTGGACCCAGCCTACGGAGAAAAAACTTACTGGTGGAACAAACTGGCAAGCAAAAACAAGCACATCAACCACATGGAACCCTACTCCCTTACCCACTCTTCCACATATG GTACCTGCTCCTATTGCATACCCAGTGACCACACCTCAAGTGCCTGTATATGGAATG GTACCTCCTCAGATTGGAGCTGCTCCTTTGATGGCACCCCAGTCAATGATGTATACACAGCCTGGTCTAAGGCCAACAAACCCTTTTGCACCTGTTTCTGGAACTCAG ATACAGTTTATGTAA
- the LOC104150947 gene encoding phosphatidylinositol-binding clathrin assembly protein-like isoform X12 yields the protein MNVNIPQLADTLFERTANSSWVVVFKALITTHHLMMYGNERFIQYLASRNTLFNLNNYLDKSAMQGYDMSTFIRRYSRYLNEKALSYRLVAVDFTKMKRGIDGVMRTMNAEKLLKTLPIIQNQLDALLDFDANPNELTNGVINAAFMLLFKDSIRLFAAYNEGIINLLEKYFDMKKNQCKEGLDIYKKFLARMTKLSEFLKVAEQVGIDQGDIPDLTQAPSSLLEALEQHLASLEGKKTKEVSAASRASALSSAVSTLASTGMSFSRMDEKEKQQALEEEQARLQALKEQRLREISVVSNSTSTSASPSTLSGKSVNTTAAVDLFAVPAPTTNSMPNLSSDLFDLQPAFVPTVQSTPAIATSASSAWGGFPLHSAPPSSTSSAINADFDAVFGGKSTAPEYRTTSDEVLQPTVPPQSQKTALANQQSGKILANDLDSSLANLVGNLGFGGTPSKKSDMQWTQPTEKKLTGGTNWQAKTSTSTTWNPTPLPTLPHMVPAPIAYPVTTPQVPVYGMVPPQIGAAPLMAPQSMMYTQPGLRPTNPFAPVSGTQIQFM from the exons CGCTTTATCCAGTATCTTGCGTCCCGAAACACTTTGTTCAATCTTAATAACTACCTGGACAAAAGTGCCATGCAGG GCTATGATATGTCTACCTTCATTAGGCGGTATAGCAGATACTTGAATGAAAAAGCACTTTCGTATAGACTTGTAGCAGTTGACTTCACCAAAATGAAAAGAGG GATAGATGGAGTGATGAGAACCATGAATgctgaaaagcttctgaaaaccCTTCCGATCATACAGAACCAGCTTGATGCACTCCTTGATTTTGAT GCAAATCCAAATGAACTAACAAATGGTGTTATAAATGCTGCCTTTATGCTCCTCTTTAAAGATTCCATTAGACTTTTTGCAGCATACAATGAGGGGATTATTAATCTTTTAG aaaaatattttgatatgaaGAAGAACCAGTGCAAAGAAGGCTTGGATATTTACAAAAAGTTTCTAGCCAGAATGACCAAATTGTCAGAATTCCTCAAAGTAGCAGAG CAAGTTGGAATTGATCAGGGTGACATTCCAGATCTTACTCAG GCACCCAGCAGCTTGCTTGAAGCACTGGAACAGCATTTAGCTtctctggaaggaaagaaaacaaaagaagtctctgctgccagcag agCTAGTGCCCTATCCAGTGCTGTTTCCACGCTTGCCAGCACAGGAATGTCATTTAGCAGGATGGAtgagaaagagaagcagcaggcattGGAGGAGGAGCAAGCTAGACTGCAGGCACTTAAG GAGCAGCGATTAAGAGAGATTTCTGTGGTATCAAATTCCACTTCCACATCAGCATCTCCAAGTACCTTATCAGGAAAAAGTGTGAATACCACTGCAGCTGTTGACCTTTTTGCAGTACCAGCACCCACAACAAATAG caTGCCCAACCTTTCTAGTGATCTTTTTGATCTTCAGCCAGCATTTGTTCCAACTGTACAGAGTACTCCAGCTATAGCAACATCAGCAAGCAGTGCCTGGGGAG GGTTTCCTCTTCATTCAGCTCCTCCAAGTAGCACCTCTTCAGCAATTAATGCGGACTTTGATGCTGTTTTTGGAGGAAAATCTACTGCACCAGAGTACAGGACTACAAGTG ATGAGGTATTGCAACCCACAGTACCACCACAAAGTCAAAAAACTGCTTTAGCCAATCAGCAAAGTGGAAAAATTTTGGCAAATGATCTTGATTCTTCACTTGCTAATCTTGTGGGAA ATCTTGGCTTTGGAGGAACTCCATCCAAGAA ATCAGATATGCAGTGGACCCAGCCTACGGAGAAAAAACTTACTGGTGGAACAAACTGGCAAGCAAAAACAAGCACATCAACCACATGGAACCCTACTCCCTTACCCACTCTTCCACATATG GTACCTGCTCCTATTGCATACCCAGTGACCACACCTCAAGTGCCTGTATATGGAATG GTACCTCCTCAGATTGGAGCTGCTCCTTTGATGGCACCCCAGTCAATGATGTATACACAGCCTGGTCTAAGGCCAACAAACCCTTTTGCACCTGTTTCTGGAACTCAG ATACAGTTTATGTAA
- the LOC104150947 gene encoding phosphatidylinositol-binding clathrin assembly protein-like isoform X11, giving the protein MNVNIPQLADTLFERTANSSWVVVFKALITTHHLMMYGNERFIQYLASRNTLFNLNNYLDKSAMQGYDMSTFIRRYSRYLNEKALSYRLVAVDFTKMKRGIDGVMRTMNAEKLLKTLPIIQNQLDALLDFDANPNELTNGVINAAFMLLFKDSIRLFAAYNEGIINLLEKYFDMKKNQCKEGLDIYKKFLARMTKLSEFLKVAEQVGIDQGDIPDLTQAPSSLLEALEQHLASLEGKKTKEVSAASRASALSSAVSTLASTGMSFSRMDEKEKQQALEEEQARLQALKEQRLREISVVSNSTSTSASPSTLSGKSVNTTAAVDLFAVPAPTTNSMPNLSSDLFDLQPAFVPTVQSTPAIATSASSAWGGPFSSSNGCVGSPPHLDIFDMKPVEEAVKSTTPFINSTFSSKQTVELFSGFPLHSAPPSSTSSAINADFDAVFGGKSTAPEYRTTSDEVLQPTVPPQSQKTALANQQSGKILANDLDSSLANLVGNLGFGGTPSKKSDMQWTQPTEKKLTGGTNWQAKTSTSTTWNPTPLPTLPHMVPAPIAYPVTTPQVPVYGMVPPQIGAAPLMAPQSMMYTQPGLRPTNPFAPVSGTQIQFM; this is encoded by the exons CGCTTTATCCAGTATCTTGCGTCCCGAAACACTTTGTTCAATCTTAATAACTACCTGGACAAAAGTGCCATGCAGG GCTATGATATGTCTACCTTCATTAGGCGGTATAGCAGATACTTGAATGAAAAAGCACTTTCGTATAGACTTGTAGCAGTTGACTTCACCAAAATGAAAAGAGG GATAGATGGAGTGATGAGAACCATGAATgctgaaaagcttctgaaaaccCTTCCGATCATACAGAACCAGCTTGATGCACTCCTTGATTTTGAT GCAAATCCAAATGAACTAACAAATGGTGTTATAAATGCTGCCTTTATGCTCCTCTTTAAAGATTCCATTAGACTTTTTGCAGCATACAATGAGGGGATTATTAATCTTTTAG aaaaatattttgatatgaaGAAGAACCAGTGCAAAGAAGGCTTGGATATTTACAAAAAGTTTCTAGCCAGAATGACCAAATTGTCAGAATTCCTCAAAGTAGCAGAG CAAGTTGGAATTGATCAGGGTGACATTCCAGATCTTACTCAG GCACCCAGCAGCTTGCTTGAAGCACTGGAACAGCATTTAGCTtctctggaaggaaagaaaacaaaagaagtctctgctgccagcag agCTAGTGCCCTATCCAGTGCTGTTTCCACGCTTGCCAGCACAGGAATGTCATTTAGCAGGATGGAtgagaaagagaagcagcaggcattGGAGGAGGAGCAAGCTAGACTGCAGGCACTTAAG GAGCAGCGATTAAGAGAGATTTCTGTGGTATCAAATTCCACTTCCACATCAGCATCTCCAAGTACCTTATCAGGAAAAAGTGTGAATACCACTGCAGCTGTTGACCTTTTTGCAGTACCAGCACCCACAACAAATAG caTGCCCAACCTTTCTAGTGATCTTTTTGATCTTCAGCCAGCATTTGTTCCAACTGTACAGAGTACTCCAGCTATAGCAACATCAGCAAGCAGTGCCTGGGGAG GTCCTTTTTCGTCCTCAAATGGTTGTGTTGGTTCTCCACCTCATCTGGACATCTTTGACATGAAGCCAGTTGAAGAAGCTGTAAAATCTACCACCCCTTTCATCAATTCTACCTTTTCCTCCAAACAAACAGTGGAACTGTttagtg GGTTTCCTCTTCATTCAGCTCCTCCAAGTAGCACCTCTTCAGCAATTAATGCGGACTTTGATGCTGTTTTTGGAGGAAAATCTACTGCACCAGAGTACAGGACTACAAGTG ATGAGGTATTGCAACCCACAGTACCACCACAAAGTCAAAAAACTGCTTTAGCCAATCAGCAAAGTGGAAAAATTTTGGCAAATGATCTTGATTCTTCACTTGCTAATCTTGTGGGAA ATCTTGGCTTTGGAGGAACTCCATCCAAGAA ATCAGATATGCAGTGGACCCAGCCTACGGAGAAAAAACTTACTGGTGGAACAAACTGGCAAGCAAAAACAAGCACATCAACCACATGGAACCCTACTCCCTTACCCACTCTTCCACATATG GTACCTGCTCCTATTGCATACCCAGTGACCACACCTCAAGTGCCTGTATATGGAATG GTACCTCCTCAGATTGGAGCTGCTCCTTTGATGGCACCCCAGTCAATGATGTATACACAGCCTGGTCTAAGGCCAACAAACCCTTTTGCACCTGTTTCTGGAACTCAG ATACAGTTTATGTAA
- the LOC104150947 gene encoding phosphatidylinositol-binding clathrin assembly protein-like isoform X6, translating into MNVNIPQLADTLFERTANSSWVVVFKALITTHHLMMYGNERFIQYLASRNTLFNLNNYLDKSAMQGYDMSTFIRRYSRYLNEKALSYRLVAVDFTKMKRGIDGVMRTMNAEKLLKTLPIIQNQLDALLDFDANPNELTNGVINAAFMLLFKDSIRLFAAYNEGIINLLEKYFDMKKNQCKEGLDIYKKFLARMTKLSEFLKVAEQVGIDQGDIPDLTQAPSSLLEALEQHLASLEGKKTKEVSAASRASALSSAVSTLASTGMSFSRMDEKEKQQALEEEQARLQALKEQRLREISVVSNSTSTSASPSTLSGKSVNTTAAVDLFAVPAPTTNSMPNLSSDLFDLQPAFVPTVQSTPAIATSASSAWGGPFSSSNGCVGSPPHLDIFDMKPVEEAVKSTTPFINSTFSSKQTVELFSDDFSGHKPAYTSVYHPLTVDGFPLHSAPPSSTSSAINADFDAVFGGKSTAPEYRTTSAFTLLDEVLQPTVPPQSQKTALANQQSGKILANDLDSSLANLVGNLGFGGTPSKKSDMQWTQPTEKKLTGGTNWQAKTSTSTTWNPTPLPTLPHMVPAPIAYPVTTPQVPVYGMVPPQIGAAPLMAPQSMMYTQPGLRPTNPFAPVSGTQIQFM; encoded by the exons CGCTTTATCCAGTATCTTGCGTCCCGAAACACTTTGTTCAATCTTAATAACTACCTGGACAAAAGTGCCATGCAGG GCTATGATATGTCTACCTTCATTAGGCGGTATAGCAGATACTTGAATGAAAAAGCACTTTCGTATAGACTTGTAGCAGTTGACTTCACCAAAATGAAAAGAGG GATAGATGGAGTGATGAGAACCATGAATgctgaaaagcttctgaaaaccCTTCCGATCATACAGAACCAGCTTGATGCACTCCTTGATTTTGAT GCAAATCCAAATGAACTAACAAATGGTGTTATAAATGCTGCCTTTATGCTCCTCTTTAAAGATTCCATTAGACTTTTTGCAGCATACAATGAGGGGATTATTAATCTTTTAG aaaaatattttgatatgaaGAAGAACCAGTGCAAAGAAGGCTTGGATATTTACAAAAAGTTTCTAGCCAGAATGACCAAATTGTCAGAATTCCTCAAAGTAGCAGAG CAAGTTGGAATTGATCAGGGTGACATTCCAGATCTTACTCAG GCACCCAGCAGCTTGCTTGAAGCACTGGAACAGCATTTAGCTtctctggaaggaaagaaaacaaaagaagtctctgctgccagcag agCTAGTGCCCTATCCAGTGCTGTTTCCACGCTTGCCAGCACAGGAATGTCATTTAGCAGGATGGAtgagaaagagaagcagcaggcattGGAGGAGGAGCAAGCTAGACTGCAGGCACTTAAG GAGCAGCGATTAAGAGAGATTTCTGTGGTATCAAATTCCACTTCCACATCAGCATCTCCAAGTACCTTATCAGGAAAAAGTGTGAATACCACTGCAGCTGTTGACCTTTTTGCAGTACCAGCACCCACAACAAATAG caTGCCCAACCTTTCTAGTGATCTTTTTGATCTTCAGCCAGCATTTGTTCCAACTGTACAGAGTACTCCAGCTATAGCAACATCAGCAAGCAGTGCCTGGGGAG GTCCTTTTTCGTCCTCAAATGGTTGTGTTGGTTCTCCACCTCATCTGGACATCTTTGACATGAAGCCAGTTGAAGAAGCTGTAAAATCTACCACCCCTTTCATCAATTCTACCTTTTCCTCCAAACAAACAGTGGAACTGTttagtg ATGACTTTAGTGGTCATAAACCTGCATATACCTCTGTGTATCATCCTCTGACTGTTGATG GGTTTCCTCTTCATTCAGCTCCTCCAAGTAGCACCTCTTCAGCAATTAATGCGGACTTTGATGCTGTTTTTGGAGGAAAATCTACTGCACCAGAGTACAGGACTACAAGTG CTTTTACTCTTCTAGATGAGGTATTGCAACCCACAGTACCACCACAAAGTCAAAAAACTGCTTTAGCCAATCAGCAAAGTGGAAAAATTTTGGCAAATGATCTTGATTCTTCACTTGCTAATCTTGTGGGAA ATCTTGGCTTTGGAGGAACTCCATCCAAGAA ATCAGATATGCAGTGGACCCAGCCTACGGAGAAAAAACTTACTGGTGGAACAAACTGGCAAGCAAAAACAAGCACATCAACCACATGGAACCCTACTCCCTTACCCACTCTTCCACATATG GTACCTGCTCCTATTGCATACCCAGTGACCACACCTCAAGTGCCTGTATATGGAATG GTACCTCCTCAGATTGGAGCTGCTCCTTTGATGGCACCCCAGTCAATGATGTATACACAGCCTGGTCTAAGGCCAACAAACCCTTTTGCACCTGTTTCTGGAACTCAG ATACAGTTTATGTAA